The following proteins are encoded in a genomic region of Syntrophotaleaceae bacterium:
- a CDS encoding site-specific DNA-methyltransferase, whose product MPTLEFKGKQFVYSHHLSVPFRELKVVADKSLPGPGQKPSLDDNLIIHGDNLEALKALLPTHAGKIDCIFIDPPYNTGNEGWCYNDNVRSPLMKEWLKRSANPVDKEDLERHDKWLCMMWPRLNLLRDLLSDRGAIVITLDDNEIHRMRGFLDEVFGEENFIATCLWQKNYSPKNTAEFFSSDHDYVLIYAKSKNELEIGSLDRTEEQESRYKNPDNDPRGPWKTSDLSARNPYSEGLYPIKCPGGRYIDGPPKGRYWTISEGKFWDLDRDNRIWWGNDKNSIPQLKRFLSEIQEGRVPQTIWFYSDVGHTDQAKKELKQIMSFENTADVFITPKPVKLVERVLQIFSEPDSIILDSFAGSGTTAHAVLAANQKDGGNRRFILVECEDYADTLTAERVRRVINGYAFTGTQREELFSEKLTWSNFSKQSQKILLQVEHVEKTAGAAFDKVKKEIKDGVLTVTGERKIEERTPGLGGSFTFCTLGEPIEIESLLTGKGLPGFESLARYVFYTATGRSLEKVGKPSADGFIGETDLFRIHLFYQPDTAWLRSNEAALNAERVEAIAKGNKGGKRAVVFAVAKFMSQKELTAKRIEFCQLPYAVHRILGD is encoded by the coding sequence ATGCCCACCCTCGAATTCAAGGGAAAGCAATTCGTCTATTCCCACCACCTGAGCGTCCCCTTCCGCGAACTGAAGGTGGTTGCCGACAAATCCCTTCCCGGCCCGGGCCAGAAACCATCGCTGGACGACAACCTGATCATCCACGGTGACAACCTGGAGGCCCTCAAGGCACTGCTGCCCACCCACGCCGGAAAGATCGACTGCATCTTCATTGATCCGCCCTACAACACCGGCAACGAGGGCTGGTGCTACAACGACAACGTGCGCTCGCCGCTGATGAAGGAGTGGCTTAAGAGGTCGGCCAACCCAGTGGACAAGGAAGATCTGGAGCGGCACGACAAGTGGCTGTGTATGATGTGGCCGCGGTTGAATCTTTTACGGGACCTGCTTTCGGATAGGGGCGCCATCGTCATTACCTTGGACGACAACGAAATTCACCGGATGCGCGGTTTTTTGGACGAGGTCTTCGGGGAGGAGAACTTCATCGCAACCTGCCTTTGGCAGAAGAACTATTCGCCGAAGAACACTGCCGAATTTTTCTCAAGCGACCACGATTACGTCCTGATTTACGCCAAGAGCAAAAATGAACTGGAGATCGGTTCTCTCGACCGCACCGAAGAACAGGAGAGCCGTTACAAAAATCCGGACAACGATCCGCGCGGCCCATGGAAAACCAGCGACCTGTCGGCTCGGAATCCTTACAGCGAAGGGCTGTACCCGATCAAATGCCCTGGTGGTCGCTATATCGACGGACCTCCGAAGGGGAGATATTGGACGATCAGTGAAGGGAAGTTTTGGGACCTTGATAGAGACAATCGCATTTGGTGGGGCAACGACAAGAATTCGATTCCACAATTGAAGCGGTTTTTGAGTGAAATTCAAGAGGGCCGGGTCCCCCAGACCATCTGGTTCTATTCCGACGTCGGCCACACCGATCAGGCCAAGAAGGAACTCAAGCAGATCATGAGTTTCGAGAATACGGCCGATGTTTTCATTACGCCCAAACCCGTCAAGCTCGTCGAACGTGTGTTGCAGATTTTCAGCGAGCCCGATTCCATCATCCTCGACTCCTTCGCCGGCTCCGGCACCACCGCCCACGCCGTCCTCGCCGCCAACCAGAAGGACGGCGGCAACCGCCGCTTCATCCTCGTCGAGTGCGAAGACTACGCAGACACCCTGACCGCCGAACGGGTGCGACGTGTGATCAACGGCTATGCCTTCACCGGCACCCAGCGCGAAGAGCTCTTCAGCGAGAAGCTCACCTGGAGCAATTTCTCCAAGCAGTCCCAGAAGATTCTTCTCCAAGTGGAGCACGTCGAAAAGACCGCCGGAGCGGCCTTCGACAAGGTGAAGAAGGAGATCAAGGACGGCGTGCTCACCGTCACCGGCGAGCGGAAGATCGAGGAGAGGACGCCGGGACTGGGCGGCAGCTTCACCTTCTGCACCCTGGGCGAACCGATCGAGATCGAAAGCCTGCTCACCGGCAAGGGCCTGCCTGGCTTCGAGTCCCTGGCCCGCTACGTCTTCTACACCGCCACCGGAAGGTCGCTGGAGAAGGTCGGCAAGCCCTCGGCCGACGGCTTCATCGGCGAGACCGACCTCTTCCGCATCCACCTCTTCTACCAGCCCGACACCGCCTGGCTGCGATCCAACGAGGCGGCGCTGAACGCCGAGCGGGTCG
- a CDS encoding DUF1829 domain-containing protein: MIDEIQNLIKEYTRWLSDKTILKQVNRDWVEMTTPHLDRHNDCLQIYVRKEENGYLLTDDGYIVNDLVSAGCPLDTPKRQELLKMTLAGFGVQLDKEQLLVHATSENFPLKKHNIIQAMLAVNDLFYLSSPYVASLFYEDVVSWLDLADIRYTPNVKFTGKSGYDHMFDFVIPKSRKQPERIVQAVSNPKKDSAEALVFKWLDTKETRSANSQLYAFLNDSNATVSQAVVDALRNYDLQPILWSEREQAREDLAA, from the coding sequence ATGATCGATGAAATCCAAAACTTGATTAAGGAATATACCCGTTGGCTATCGGATAAAACCATCCTCAAGCAGGTGAATCGGGATTGGGTAGAAATGACCACTCCACATTTGGACCGTCACAACGATTGTTTGCAGATATATGTTCGCAAGGAAGAGAACGGATATTTGCTTACAGATGATGGATATATTGTCAACGATCTGGTAAGCGCAGGATGCCCGTTAGATACTCCGAAACGGCAAGAATTGCTTAAAATGACGTTGGCTGGATTTGGTGTTCAACTGGACAAAGAACAATTGCTTGTTCATGCAACGTCGGAAAATTTCCCGCTTAAAAAGCATAATATCATTCAAGCGATGCTTGCGGTTAATGATCTTTTTTATCTGTCCTCACCGTATGTTGCAAGCTTATTTTATGAAGACGTTGTAAGTTGGCTAGACTTAGCAGATATTCGATATACTCCCAATGTTAAATTTACTGGTAAAAGTGGCTATGATCATATGTTTGATTTTGTTATACCAAAATCACGTAAACAGCCTGAGCGCATTGTCCAAGCAGTAAGCAATCCAAAGAAAGATTCTGCAGAAGCCCTAGTGTTTAAATGGCTAGACACCAAAGAAACCCGCTCTGCAAACTCCCAATTGTATGCTTTTCTGAATGATTCGAATGCAACTGTTTCACAAGCGGTTGTTGATGCTTTGAGGAATTATGATCTGCAGCCAATACTCTGGTCCGAGCGTGAACAGGCGAGAGAAGATTTGGCCGCATAG